Genomic segment of Psychrobacter sanguinis:
CCAAATGCTCGGTTAGTGGCATATCGGCTAGGGCTTCTTCAGAGGGAGCGTCTGATATTGAGTCCACACCGTTGTCATTTAAACTAGTGTCTAAACGGTCGTCGTGTTCAGAAACAAAACGCTGTTTCTTCTTTTTGAATAAGCTCATGGTTTGACCTCAGTAGGCTTAGCTGAGCTAGGAGTTAAATCGTATAACAAAGGGTTGGTGGTATAATTTGGTAAAAATGGCGCGGGTGGCAAGCGTCTTGCTCTGTCATAGTCTCCTAACAAAAACCACATATTTTTCCAAGGACGGGTCATGGTAGCGCTGAGCTGATGAGCCGGGTCACTGTCGACTGAGGTATGATAGGTGTAGTTTGTATCTGACTGAGTATCCGCAGATAGCCCATCTTTTTCAATATCTTTCTTAGTGAGTGTTGGAGCAGATGTCTCACTGGCTGTTTCAGAGTTATCTTGAGCAGTAGATTGCCCAAGCGGCGCTTGTTTTAACTGTGAGTTTTGTTGTTCAAACTCTTGCAAACTGCCGCGCAGTTGGGCCATCTCTTTTTGCATTTGTGCTTCTGACTGACGAATTTTAGCCAACTCTTGCTGCATAAGCTGCCGAGTTTCTGCCAAATCCAGTTCAGCTTCCATTTCAGCCTTTAAGGTACCGATGGTACGTCGGAACTTAGAATAATAAGTACCTACCGTCCGTACGGCTTGCGGTAATTTTTCGGGACCCAAAACAATGAGCGCAATGATACCGAACACCATAAGCTCATAAAAACTGAAGTTAAACATAGCCGCTTAATATCCCATCACTGTATTTTTCTATTACTGTACTTATCTATTATTTTAGTAGCACAAACAATTTTAATAGCACAAACGTCTGTAATAGAACCTAAGATTGATGAGTGTCTTCAGCCTTTACTTTTTCTACGGTCACTTTTACTTCTGGGGTATCAGCGGTCTCGTGATCAAGAACTTTTGGCTGGTTTTTGGCTCTGGCGTGCGCCTCTTCTTCATCCTTAACGGCATCTTTGAAGCCTTTAACAGCGCCGCCTAAGTCTTTGCCCGCATTTTTTAATTTAGAGGTGCCGAAGATAAGCACAGCAATGCCGAGGATAATTAATAACTGCATTGGAGATAGGCTCATGATAGTGTCCTTTTATTCAACTCATTAATTTAGTGAAAACTCTCGAACCATTTAAGATAAACAGAAGCCTATTGAGTACGGCTGTTCTTCTCATCAATACCAGAGAGCCCAAACCGTCTTGCTAACTCTACCAAGACACGATCGGACTGTATATTAAACCAAGCTAATGTGACAATTGTATGGAACCAAACGTCCGCTATTTCATAGATGAGATCGTCAGTTAAAGCCTGATACTCAGGGGCTGTCTCATTATCTGCACTAATCATAGTGTTCGTGGCGTTATTGGCAAAAGCCAAGTCTTTAGCCGCTATAATACTCTCTACTGCTTCTTCACCTACTTTTTCTAAAATCTTGTTCAGCCCTTTTGCATATAAGCTTGCCACATAAGAGCTTTTGGCATCGGCTTGTTTACGCTCTGCCATTACCGCATCTAACTGTTTTAGCACCGTACTGGCATCGATAGAGGTCGCCGTCTTTGTCGCCATACTTGGCGTCTCTCGGGTCTTATTATCGACCGTTGCTATTATAGCACTCGTTGTGTCAGAGGAAGTAGTGCCATAAATATCATCTGGGTCTTTAAGGACAGGCGCTACGGTTTCCCAGCTAGGTGACGCTGATGTCAAATCTAGCTTACGGTAAAAGCAAGATTTGCGTCCAGTATGACAGGCAATATCGCCAATTTGGGTCACTGTTAACACAATCACATCGGCATCACAGTCTAAATGAATGTCATGAACAATTTGAGTATGCCCTGATGTCTCTCCTTTGTGCCACAACTTGCCTCGTGAACGCGAAAAATAAACAGCAGTCTTGGTCTGAGCGGTAAGCAGCAAGGACTCTCGATTCATCCAAGCCATCATTAAGATTTCACCGGTGGTCTTATCTTGAGCAATTGCCGGTACTAAGCCATCGGCAGTATAGCTAATCTCATCTAACCATACTGGGTATTCGTGGTTATCACTATTAACATCATCTGTGCTAAGACGGTTGTGGTTTTCACTAGCTGGTGTATTGGGATTGGACATGAGGCGGCACCCTATTAATCAAGTTATATCTAAATATGGTCAAAGGTTAAGATTGGGGTCATGCTGGTATAGCTACTCAATACTGTAGTATATAGGTTTATATAAAAGACAGCATTACATTGTAGCGAATGAAGTGAGGCATTTATACCGCAAGTTACATCGCCTTTTATGATGCAGTATTGTTGTGATGCAATGTGTTGATACTCATGTTGAGACTAAGGTCTAAAGTTTTAAGAGTAGAACTTAAAATCCGCTTAAAGGTATGATTTTAGTTGGTTAACACTGTGGTATCTGATATAATGCGCGCTTCCCACCTCAAGGCAGTGCTGTAATTATCTTTATATCGAGCAATTAATTGCTGTTTATAAGGGTTAGTAAACACACTGACGAACAGGTTTTCCCTTGGCTGTTAAGTGAGCTGTTATCTTTTGATAATCGCTGATACTGGCAACAAAGAATAAGAGGTTCTTATGAAAGTTAAAATGAAAACTAAGCGTGGCGCTGCTAAGCGTTTCAAAAAAACTGCTAACGGCTTCAAACGCAAACAAGCGTTCAAACGTCACATTCTGACCAAAAAGTCTCCTAAACGTATTCGCCAATTACGTGGTACGAAACTGGTACATGTTGCTGATGTAGCTGCGGTTCGCCGTATGTGCCCTTATTTATAAACCCACTTAATTTCTAACGTTCTTATACTATTTTTAATTTAATGTATTAACAGTATAAGTTCAGGCAAATCAATTTATTAGGAGTATTTTATGGCCCGTGTAAAACGTGGTGTTCAAGCAAACCGTCGTCACAAAAAAATCTTAAAGCGCGCTAAAGGTTATTACGGCGCTCGCTCAAGAGTTTATCGTGTAGCTGTACAAGCTGTAACTAAAGCTGGTCAGTATGCTTACCGTGACCGTCGCAACAAAAAACGTACTTTCCGTCGTCTATGGATCGCTCGTATCAACGCTGGTGCACGTTTAAATGGTTTAAGCTATAGCCGTTTCATCAATGGTTTGAAAAAAGCAAACATCGAAATCGATCGTCGCGTTCTAGCTGACATCGCTATGCATGATGCTGCTGCATTCACTGCATTGACTGAAAAAGCAAAAGCTGCCTTAGCTTAATTTATTTTAATGTAGACAAATTAAGCACTAAGTAGTTATTATTGTTATAAAAGAAGCCATCGCATATGATGGCTTTTTTTATTTTATTTGCTTACAATTACTGAAGCTGAAAATTCATAACTATTATATAAACGCTTAAATTGCGGCCCACATTTAAATTGCAGCCAATAGTGAATACGCTTAAACTCTAGGTACCTGATATCGTACCAAGGCTGCCATTAGCCAACAAATTCTGAGAATGCTTACATGACTCAATCTGACGTTTCATCCCCTGACAACACAACATCTGCTCAAGACACTACGGCATCAAACAGCCCTGCTGAGAATAAACGTGGCTTAGCTGAGCTTATTGCCAGTCTGCCAAGCTTATCTGATGTTTTAAGTGAGTTAACCGAAGCCGACTTACAAGGCTATGTTGAGGCAGCTAAATCTGCGGTTAGTGAGATTGCAAATAGTGCTGACTTGCAGCAAATGCGAGTAACACTAACAGGTAAAAAGAGCGCCTTAACCGGTTGGTCAAAACAAATGGGTAAGCTTGATGCCGATAGCAAGAAGACCCTAGGGGGTTGGTTGCATCAAGTACGTACTCAAATTACTGATACGCTTAATGCCCAGCAGCAAGCTTTAGAAGAAGCGGCACTGACGGCCAAGCTTAATGCCGAGCGTGTTGATATTACGTTGCCAGCTCGTGGTCAACAAAAAGGTCAATTGCACCCAGTAACCATGACCGCACAGCGTATGCAGCAATTCTTTATGCAAGCAGGCTTTAACGTAGCGACAGGTCCCGAAGTTGAAAGTGATTATTATAACTTTGAGGCATTGAATATTCCGTCGCATCATCCTGCGCGTGCCATGCACGATACCTTCTATTTTGACGCACATTATTTACTACGCACCCATACCAGCCCAGTACAGATTCGTACCATGGAAGCGGGTGAACCACCGATTCGTATTATTTGTCCAGGCCGTGTTTATCGCTGTGACTCCGATCAAACGCATTCTCCTATGTTCCATCAGCTTGAAGGCTTAATGGTGACGGAGCACACCACTTTTGCAGAGCTAAAAGGCTTAATCAATGAGTTTTTAGAAGCCTTCTTCGGTAAGCAATTGACGGTACGTTTCCGTCCCTCATTCTTCCCATTTACTGAACCATCAGCTGAAGTGGATATCCTAGCAGACAATGGTAAGTGGCTTGAAGTTATGGGCTGCGGTATGGTCCATCCCAAAGTATTGACCAACTGTGGTATCGACTCTGAAAAATATACCGGCTTTGCCTTCGGCATGGGTATTGAGCGCTTTGCCATGCTTTATTATGGTATAGATGATTTACGTTTGTTCTTCCAAAACGATGTTCGATTCTTACGCCAATTTGGATAAGCTTGCAGACAGCGACATTTAGATATTAATGAGCGACTGTTTTAACAAGTCAATTAATATCCT
This window contains:
- the tatB gene encoding Sec-independent protein translocase protein TatB: MFNFSFYELMVFGIIALIVLGPEKLPQAVRTVGTYYSKFRRTIGTLKAEMEAELDLAETRQLMQQELAKIRQSEAQMQKEMAQLRGSLQEFEQQNSQLKQAPLGQSTAQDNSETASETSAPTLTKKDIEKDGLSADTQSDTNYTYHTSVDSDPAHQLSATMTRPWKNMWFLLGDYDRARRLPPAPFLPNYTTNPLLYDLTPSSAKPTEVKP
- a CDS encoding Sec-independent protein translocase subunit TatA, which produces MSLSPMQLLIILGIAVLIFGTSKLKNAGKDLGGAVKGFKDAVKDEEEAHARAKNQPKVLDHETADTPEVKVTVEKVKAEDTHQS
- the hisIE gene encoding bifunctional phosphoribosyl-AMP cyclohydrolase/phosphoribosyl-ATP diphosphatase HisIE, coding for MSNPNTPASENHNRLSTDDVNSDNHEYPVWLDEISYTADGLVPAIAQDKTTGEILMMAWMNRESLLLTAQTKTAVYFSRSRGKLWHKGETSGHTQIVHDIHLDCDADVIVLTVTQIGDIACHTGRKSCFYRKLDLTSASPSWETVAPVLKDPDDIYGTTSSDTTSAIIATVDNKTRETPSMATKTATSIDASTVLKQLDAVMAERKQADAKSSYVASLYAKGLNKILEKVGEEAVESIIAAKDLAFANNATNTMISADNETAPEYQALTDDLIYEIADVWFHTIVTLAWFNIQSDRVLVELARRFGLSGIDEKNSRTQ
- the rpmI gene encoding 50S ribosomal protein L35, coding for MKVKMKTKRGAAKRFKKTANGFKRKQAFKRHILTKKSPKRIRQLRGTKLVHVADVAAVRRMCPYL
- the rplT gene encoding 50S ribosomal protein L20, encoding MARVKRGVQANRRHKKILKRAKGYYGARSRVYRVAVQAVTKAGQYAYRDRRNKKRTFRRLWIARINAGARLNGLSYSRFINGLKKANIEIDRRVLADIAMHDAAAFTALTEKAKAALA
- the pheS gene encoding phenylalanine--tRNA ligase subunit alpha, whose amino-acid sequence is MTQSDVSSPDNTTSAQDTTASNSPAENKRGLAELIASLPSLSDVLSELTEADLQGYVEAAKSAVSEIANSADLQQMRVTLTGKKSALTGWSKQMGKLDADSKKTLGGWLHQVRTQITDTLNAQQQALEEAALTAKLNAERVDITLPARGQQKGQLHPVTMTAQRMQQFFMQAGFNVATGPEVESDYYNFEALNIPSHHPARAMHDTFYFDAHYLLRTHTSPVQIRTMEAGEPPIRIICPGRVYRCDSDQTHSPMFHQLEGLMVTEHTTFAELKGLINEFLEAFFGKQLTVRFRPSFFPFTEPSAEVDILADNGKWLEVMGCGMVHPKVLTNCGIDSEKYTGFAFGMGIERFAMLYYGIDDLRLFFQNDVRFLRQFG